A stretch of DNA from Bacillota bacterium:
ATGCGGCGGCCGGAGCCACAGCCGCCATCCTCGAGGAGGCCGCCCGTTAGCCGTGGGTAGCGAAACGGGCATGACGAACATGGCGAAGGGCACCGCAGACATCACACGGGGCGCGGCATCGGACACGACGTCGGCCTTCCCGTTCGTACGCGTGGTGGTTGTCAACTGGAACCAATGGCGCACGACGGTCGGCACCCTCCAGGCCCTGGAGCGGATCGAGTACCCGCGCTTCGAGGTCGTGGTCGTGGACAATGGTTCCTCGGACGACTCGGCCGACCGGCTGGCGGCATGGCTCGCGTCCCGGCCGGGTATGTCGCTCACCCGCTTGCCCGAGAACCGCGGCTTTGCCGGCGGGGTGAACGCGGG
This window harbors:
- a CDS encoding glycosyltransferase: MGSETGMTNMAKGTADITRGAASDTTSAFPFVRVVVVNWNQWRTTVGTLQALERIEYPRFEVVVVDNGSSDDSADRLAAWLASRPGMSLTRLPENRGFAGGVNAGILAGMARAAETARADYFWLLNNDAVPEPSALGHLVMALEQDSSAAAAGSLILYADAPSLVWAAGGDIVPWWGITRH